The Babesia bovis T2Bo mitochondrion, complete genome genomic sequence TTTAAAAAAGTGTTAAAAACTTTATACATTAAAAAATTTAAACAAGTGATCATGTATAAAGTACACTTGTTACTGTGTAAATATCAAAAACAATTTAATTTCAAAATTTTTGAAATATGTTTTTTGTGTTGTGTTATAAAGTTTTTTTTCAAAATTATATATGTTTGCATTTGCTGGATATAGTTCGGTCTCTGCAAACCATAAAGTCATCGGTATATCCTACATATGGCTTTCATATTGGTTTGGAGTTATTGGATTTTATATGAGTATTTTGATAAGAACAGAATTGAGTATGAGTGGTTTAAAGATTATGACAATGGATACTCTTGAGATATACAATATGATGTTTTCTCTACATGGTTTAATTATGATATTCTTTAATGTTATGACAGGTTTATTTGGTGGTATCGGAAATTATTTATATCCTATTATTTTAGGTGCAGCTGATGTTGTTTTTCCAAGAGCAAATTTATACAGTTTGTTTTTACAGCCTGTTGCTTTTGGTCTTGTGATAGCTTCTGTATATTTGGAAATGGGAAGTGGTACAGGTTGGACATTATATCCTCCTTTATCAACTTCAATATCTTCACTTGGTGTTGATTTTATAATATTTGGATTATTAGCTTCTGGAATTGCAAGTGCAATGAGTGGTGCTAATTTTGTTGTTACTTTTGGAGCTTTAAAGTCAATTGGACAAACTATAGACAGATTAAGTGTTTTAGCCTGGTCAATTGTATTAACTGCTTTCTTGCTTTTAGTTTCTCTTCCTGTTGTAACTTCTGTTCTTTTAATGGTATTTTTAGATCGTCATTATAATACAATGTTCTTCGAATCTTCAAATTCCGGTGATCCAATTTTATATCAACATTTATTCTGGTTCTTTGGACATCCAGAAGTATATATACTTATATTACCAGGATTTGGAATAATAAGTCTTATAGTTTGTACATATTGTGGAAAGGAATTATTTGGTAATTTAACAATGATATTAGCAATGATTTCTATAGCTTTGTTAGGTTGTTTGGTTTGGGCTCATCATATGTATACATCAGGTTTGGAAGCAGATACTCGTGCTTTCTTTACAACTACTACAATTTTAATTGCATTACCAACAGGTAATAAGATATTTAATTGGGTATGTACTCTTCAAGAAGCAGTTGAAGTAAGAAATTTAGGAACAGTTTTGATGTCAATTATGTTTGTTATAACTTTTGTAATAGGAGGTGTTACAGGTGTCATACTTGGAAACGCTGGAGTAGATATATCTTTGCATGATACTTTATATGTTGTAGGTCATTTTCACTTTGTTTTATCAATTGGAGCTATAATAAGTTTATTGAGTTTCATATTCTATTGTCAAAGACTTCTAGTTGGAACAATATTCTCTAATCAATTAATACTTATTATAATACCTGCTTTTATGGCTGGAATATTCTTAACTTTTATGCCAATGCATTTCTTAGGATTTACTCCTCTTCCAAGGAGGATACCTGATTATCCTGATGATATGTGGGGATGGAATTTCTTGTGTACTATTGGTTCAACAATGATATTCTTCTTAAAGTTAATTACTGTAATATTCATATCATTATAAAAATTACACAAGGCATGCAATACCGAACAGGGCCATTTATTTTTCATTTTTTGCATCACTGCTAATTTTTTAGCTAAAACAGAACTTTTAAACCATAACTTCAACTTATTAATATATTTTTCTTGTTAACTATTTGTACGATAATTACGTCAAATACCTATAGAGTCATCGATGATTTAATCCTTGTTATTTTTAATGGGACCATGAGTTTATATGTACCATTTTAGTAATTTAAAAAAGAATTCATTAGTAACCTCTGTGAAAGTGAAATAGCGAGATGGGAATTGTGCTTCTATAGAAAACTTAATATAATATTTTTTGAATCTCGAAAAAGTAGAATGAAGATAGCGTCACAGCTCTTGCAGTCAGTACGAAGTCGAAACATGGTAGCTGACAGTGAACTTGCAGCTGAATAAAGTAAAGAAACAGATGCAAAGTCAACAGTTTTTAATATAATTATATGAAATTCGATTAAGTTATTTTCGTCCTTCTTAACATAGATGATACCTTTTTGTTGATTAATATGTTCAACAAGCATAAGTATATAACATTGAAGGTTATATATACGTGCCGAGCAGTGTGTTCAAAGTGGTTATTACGCGTTTTCTTTAAATCATTAAGTTCAAGATGAATCCGGTTAGATGTTATTGTTATAAAAAAGGCTAATGATATAATTTAATATCAGCATGGGATTATAAAACAGTATATTGAGTATTGTGTTTACTGTCAGCTAGAACGTATCAATGTCTCTACTCTGTTACCTTGAATGAATATAGTTATTTCAAATCTATATAGTACCGTTTCCTAACTTACATTAGGAAAAGGAGCATTGTTAAAGCTACCCAGATTAATTCAACAAAATGCCAATATGTACCAATGTTAAAATCTTCTACTCTATTTGAACCATCACTATCGTGATAGTTAACTGATAAACATATAAATAAAACTCCTACACAAACGTGTAGTGAATGTAGTCCAGTTATAATTAAGAAAGCAAGAGAAAACCAACTGTCGTTTAATCCGCATTGTAAAAATGTATATTCATCTCCTTGATAGGATAGAAATAATGAACCAATAAAGAATGCCGATGTCAACCATTTTTCAAAATCAGAAAAATGTGAAACAGTCATTTTATACACTAGTATTGATATTACACTACTAGTTATATTTAAAGAACTAGTTATATTTAAATAAGGTTCAAGATTTAAAGGCATATCAATATATATGTTACCCAATCTTGCATGTAGATAATCCCATATGAAACCAAAAAATAGTAATATTTCTGAAAATATTAACATTCCAAACACTGAATAAAGAGTTGAACTTTCTGTTGTAGAGAATTCTCTACTTGTATTAACTGAAGATACAAATGACAATAAAAATACTTCTCCCAAAGATACACTTTGTAGTGAAGTTGCAAATAAGCTATGGTTCTTTAGATAAATTATAAAGAAACAATTCTTATGTATGGAATCGAATATCCCAGGGTATCTAATCCTGTGCTATAAAGCCGATATAGAGTTTCAAATGTGTTAATTATATTAATGTACTTTAAATATGATTGTACGCTGTTTCGTATTAGACTATATAGGTTAACTTACATAGTCCATTTTATTTAAAACAATTGAGGAGCGTCTGTTGAACAACTACATAAGACAATGCTAAGATTTTTATCGAAGTATATTTTCTGATACCTGTTCAGTGATATTTAACAAATATCCTACAACTGGGTTTCCATTAAAGTAGTAATTAATTGTCTAAATAACAATTATGCAAACGGTAAAACGACTTCTCTATTGTCTCCACTAAGTCCTTTTTGAAATAGTCTTAGATTTGAATAGAAATCTTGATATACTGTGACGGAGAGACCCCGTGCACCTTTACTTCTCTTAAAAAAAGTTTTGCAAAACTCTAAGGTATGGTGAGACGACATGGAGGTGTCAATGAATTAATTAAATTAGAGCTTTAATTAATTTTTAACCTGTTATCCCCGGCGTACCTTATTGCCAATAATAGTAATTAGCTCTGTTAAAATTTATGTAGAATCTCTATATAACTTAACCTTCTTAATCATGAACTCGTTCAATGCCAAACATGAATTTACTATACTTGGGTTATACAGTATTACCGCGGCTGCTGGCACTGTATGATTTTACATATTTATATCCAACCCTTATGTATGCTTGAATGCTGTAATCAAAAGTTATGAAATACTTTATGTAGTTATATATAATACTGCTAGAATATTTAACGTCTAGTACTTAATAACGTTTAATATCAATTCCTACTTCCTTCATCTTCACTCTTAAATATTTTAATAATATATTAACCAATTAATTCCTTCTAGAATTATGTTAATTTGAGTAATGAAAATATCAGTATATGCAGTAACTTATTACAGGTCATTACTCTTCATAAAAGATTTCACAGAGAACAATCTATAATTGTTCAAATTGGAATTTATCTATTAACTTTATTTAATCAAACACCGTTTTAAGGGTGGGAGGTTCATACCAGTGTATTTAATAAAGTTAGATTACAATTCTTACTGAAATACTTAATTATATTAACTTTATATCAGTAAGATATAGTGTGTATGATCAAATTAAACAACATGTTCCATTGACTCTACCACTTCTAACATTTCAATATGTATGTAAAATATATATTGACATCCAAGGCA encodes the following:
- a CDS encoding cytochrome c oxidase subunit I; its protein translation is MFAFAGYSSVSANHKVIGISYIWLSYWFGVIGFYMSILIRTELSMSGLKIMTMDTLEIYNMMFSLHGLIMIFFNVMTGLFGGIGNYLYPIILGAADVVFPRANLYSLFLQPVAFGLVIASVYLEMGSGTGWTLYPPLSTSISSLGVDFIIFGLLASGIASAMSGANFVVTFGALKSIGQTIDRLSVLAWSIVLTAFLLLVSLPVVTSVLLMVFLDRHYNTMFFESSNSGDPILYQHLFWFFGHPEVYILILPGFGIISLIVCTYCGKELFGNLTMILAMISIALLGCLVWAHHMYTSGLEADTRAFFTTTTILIALPTGNKIFNWVCTLQEAVEVRNLGTVLMSIMFVITFVIGGVTGVILGNAGVDISLHDTLYVVGHFHFVLSIGAIISLLSFIFYCQRLLVGTIFSNQLILIIIPAFMAGIFLTFMPMHFLGFTPLPRRIPDYPDDMWGWNFLCTIGSTMIFFLKLITVIFISL
- a CDS encoding cytochrome c oxidase subunit III, coding for MRYPGIFDSIHKNCFFIIYLKNHSLFATSLQSVSLGEVFLLSFVSSVNTSREFSTTESSTLYSVFGMLIFSEILLFFGFIWDYLHARLGNIYIDMPLNLEPYLNITSSLNITSSVISILVYKMTVSHFSDFEKWLTSAFFIGSLFLSYQGDEYTFLQCGLNDSWFSLAFLIITGLHSLHVCVGVLFICLSVNYHDSDGSNRVEDFNIGTYWHFVELIWVALTMLLFLM